A DNA window from Allokutzneria albata contains the following coding sequences:
- a CDS encoding HEAT repeat domain-containing protein, translating into MFPGLDKIDWLSLQHAYGPAEDVPEILRGLVSDDPEARRLAYEDFADVLHHGGDVYEPTAVAVPFLLEAVFDPSTPQRPDLLNLIAGIGGADETGIDTWAPDDPDPYDNHRHTAAARSSIGAALARLLTLFDDPDPEVRRALPAALAVCQEHWGVTLSALRERIPVEPDPHARAAVVRAVGMIAPHLDDETELDETLAWIAERAADHTSPIVRLRALATLAETDPSALPADLAVAEVDADAGYLVRSLDTALGGRVAERTSLITGLLSHSSKENQRLGNSLARGLVREWRGDHGELARRVGDLLADPELAKDAAQTLDHFGPEALPAADALVAALNGSPWIVRALARTGDERALDPVREALRREDIPRDIGTMLYGIRAHAAALLPVLRARLRDVSDEWRRGALLTAIGNLESGGAEAAPDLVELLQAGIRDSALFYALRAVGPVAHAAVPLLRPLCEEHPFDAPLALWRIAGDPAPALAAISPSNDGMRLAAALGPAAASALPIVRARLVEAGDPWAGLRAAIALWEITADPEPVVPALIAAWRGSPLYRTLVAQYLAEIGPPASAAAGLLRAELAQPRRHNSDVHFVDAVSEDLELLNACARALGFFGPSQGN; encoded by the coding sequence GTGTTCCCGGGGCTCGACAAGATCGACTGGTTATCGCTGCAGCACGCATACGGACCCGCGGAGGACGTCCCGGAGATCCTGCGCGGCCTGGTTTCCGATGATCCCGAGGCCCGCCGGCTGGCCTACGAGGACTTCGCCGACGTCCTGCACCACGGCGGCGACGTGTACGAGCCGACCGCGGTCGCCGTGCCCTTCCTGCTCGAAGCGGTGTTCGACCCGTCGACCCCGCAGCGCCCCGACCTGCTGAACCTGATCGCCGGCATCGGTGGTGCCGACGAGACCGGCATCGACACCTGGGCTCCGGATGACCCCGACCCGTACGACAACCACCGGCACACCGCCGCCGCGCGCTCGTCGATCGGTGCCGCACTGGCAAGGCTCCTGACCCTGTTCGACGACCCCGATCCCGAAGTCCGCCGCGCGCTCCCCGCCGCGCTCGCCGTGTGCCAGGAACACTGGGGCGTCACGCTTTCCGCCTTGCGCGAGCGCATTCCCGTCGAACCCGATCCGCATGCGAGGGCCGCGGTCGTGCGAGCGGTCGGCATGATCGCGCCGCACCTGGACGACGAGACCGAACTCGACGAGACGCTGGCGTGGATCGCCGAGCGCGCCGCCGATCACACCAGCCCGATCGTGCGGCTGCGCGCACTGGCGACGCTCGCGGAAACCGACCCGTCCGCACTGCCCGCCGACCTCGCGGTCGCCGAGGTCGACGCTGACGCCGGATACCTCGTCCGATCGCTGGACACCGCGCTCGGCGGCCGCGTCGCCGAACGAACGTCGCTGATCACCGGGCTGCTTTCCCATTCCAGCAAGGAAAACCAACGGTTGGGGAATTCCCTGGCGCGCGGGCTCGTCCGCGAGTGGCGCGGCGACCACGGCGAACTCGCCCGGCGCGTCGGTGACCTGCTCGCGGACCCTGAGCTGGCCAAGGACGCGGCGCAGACCCTGGACCACTTCGGCCCGGAGGCCCTACCGGCGGCGGATGCCCTCGTCGCGGCGCTGAACGGCTCCCCGTGGATCGTGCGGGCACTGGCGCGCACAGGCGACGAGCGCGCGTTGGATCCAGTGCGAGAAGCCTTGCGGCGCGAGGACATTCCCCGCGACATCGGCACCATGCTCTACGGAATCCGGGCACACGCCGCGGCACTGCTGCCGGTGCTGCGCGCACGGCTCCGCGATGTCAGCGACGAGTGGCGACGTGGAGCGCTGCTGACCGCGATCGGCAACCTCGAAAGCGGTGGTGCCGAGGCAGCTCCCGATCTTGTGGAGCTGTTGCAGGCCGGGATTCGTGACAGCGCCCTGTTCTACGCGCTCCGGGCAGTGGGACCGGTGGCGCACGCGGCAGTTCCCCTGCTACGGCCGCTCTGCGAAGAGCACCCGTTCGACGCACCGCTCGCGCTCTGGCGGATCGCGGGCGACCCCGCACCGGCTCTGGCCGCGATCTCTCCGAGCAACGACGGAATGCGATTGGCCGCGGCGCTCGGTCCCGCGGCGGCCAGCGCGCTGCCGATCGTGCGCGCGCGACTGGTCGAAGCGGGTGATCCTTGGGCGGGCCTGCGCGCCGCCATCGCGCTCTGGGAGATCACCGCCGACCCGGAACCCGTGGTACCGGCACTGATCGCGGCGTGGCGCGGCAGCCCGCTCTACCGCACCCTCGTAGCCCAGTACCTGGCGGAGATCGGGCCACCCGCCAGTGCCGCCGCGGGGTTGCTGCGCGCGGAACTGGCCCAGCCCAGGCGCCACAACAGCGACGTCCACTTCGTCGACGCGGTGAGCGAAGATCTGGAACTCCTGAACGCCTGCGCCCGCGCTTTAGGTTTTTTCGGTCCGTCACAGGGCAACTAA
- a CDS encoding SDR family oxidoreductase gives MAIEGQQPEQQQSYPGSTDEMSPEPHDEMRGYVGRGLLAGRKALITGGDSGIGRAVAVAFAKEGADVAIGYLDEQEDADAEHTKSLIEAEGRTALVLRADLAEEQNCRDVVRRTVDGLGGLDLLVNNVATQQPVQDFAELDPEQWDRTFKVNIYSYYWVTLAALPHLPTGSAVINTSSVNGLRGNKSLIDYSATKGAVNALTYSLAQALRERGVRVNAVAPGPVWTPLIPATMGEEKVSEFGTQAPMGRAAQPDEIAPSYVFFAADQLSSYYTGEVLAPIGGETLPG, from the coding sequence ATGGCCATCGAAGGACAGCAACCCGAACAGCAGCAGTCCTACCCGGGCAGCACGGACGAGATGAGCCCCGAGCCGCACGACGAGATGCGCGGCTACGTCGGGCGCGGCCTGCTGGCCGGGCGGAAGGCGTTGATCACCGGAGGGGACTCCGGGATCGGGCGGGCAGTCGCCGTCGCCTTCGCCAAGGAGGGAGCCGACGTCGCGATCGGCTACCTCGACGAGCAGGAGGACGCCGACGCCGAGCACACCAAGAGCCTGATCGAAGCCGAAGGCCGCACCGCGCTGGTGCTGCGCGCCGACCTCGCCGAGGAGCAGAACTGCCGCGACGTCGTGCGGCGCACCGTCGACGGGCTCGGCGGACTGGACCTGCTGGTCAACAACGTGGCGACGCAGCAGCCCGTCCAGGACTTCGCCGAACTGGACCCCGAGCAGTGGGACCGGACGTTCAAGGTCAACATCTACAGCTACTACTGGGTCACACTCGCCGCGCTGCCGCATCTGCCCACGGGCTCCGCGGTGATCAACACCAGTTCGGTCAACGGACTCCGCGGGAACAAGTCGCTGATCGACTACTCGGCGACCAAGGGCGCGGTGAACGCGCTGACCTACTCGCTGGCGCAGGCCCTGCGGGAGCGCGGCGTCCGGGTCAACGCGGTCGCCCCCGGCCCGGTGTGGACGCCGTTGATCCCGGCGACCATGGGCGAGGAGAAGGTGAGCGAGTTCGGCACCCAGGCACCGATGGGGCGCGCCGCCCAGCCCGACGAGATCGCCCCGTCCTACGTGTTCTTCGCCGCCGACCAGCTCTCCAGCTACTACACCGGAGAGGTCCTTGCTCCGATCGGGGGCGAGACCCTGCCCGGCTGA
- the malQ gene encoding 4-alpha-glucanotransferase gives MNDDLVALAEAHGVATWYEDGNRERVDVAPDVVADVLALLDVDASTPESVRAELDRVRARASEDRLPPTIVLRQGATRAVGTGELRCEDGTTLIVDGELPADLPLGWHELHVGSQAVTVVVAPPALPEPPRAWGWMLQLYAVRSAESWGMGDLADLAEFTRWAGECGAGMVLVNPLHAPNLVEPVEPSPYSPSSRQFVNPLYLRVEQTDAYARADADTRAQVDALRAPNLDRIDYDQVWQAKRAALELLWPFAEVSEPAPALLDFATFCALAEKHGPDWRKWPAELQHPRDVQQDGDRVRFYVWLQQLCFAQLSRARHDGVRVVHDLAVGVNPAGADGWMLQDVLAKASVGAPPDEFNQQGQNWGLPPWRPDRLAEQGYRPYRDVLRAVLRHADGIRIDHVAGLWRLWWVPEGSGPERGTYVHYDAEAMLGILALEAHRANAVVIGEDLGTVEPEVTEALHAQNMLGSTVVWFQRDHEAEGRPLIPPAAWPANAVASISTHDLPTAPGFLTGEHVRVRSEIGVLARPLAEEQAHAEAERADFLALLRSEMLLGPDSASVDEIVVALHGLLVHSPCRVLLISPYDVVGEVRQPNLPGTVSEYPNWKLPLPLDLSSLRGDSRVRKVVELLSSVGSA, from the coding sequence GTGAATGACGATCTTGTGGCTCTCGCCGAAGCGCACGGCGTCGCGACCTGGTACGAGGACGGGAACCGGGAGCGCGTCGACGTCGCCCCGGACGTGGTCGCCGATGTGCTCGCCCTGCTCGACGTGGACGCCTCGACGCCCGAGTCGGTGCGCGCCGAGCTGGATCGGGTACGAGCGCGCGCGAGCGAAGACCGGTTGCCGCCGACGATCGTGCTGCGGCAGGGAGCGACCCGCGCCGTCGGCACGGGAGAGCTGCGCTGCGAGGACGGCACCACGCTCATCGTGGACGGGGAGCTGCCCGCCGATCTCCCGCTGGGCTGGCACGAGCTGCACGTCGGCTCGCAGGCCGTCACCGTCGTCGTCGCCCCGCCCGCGCTGCCCGAGCCGCCGCGCGCATGGGGGTGGATGCTCCAGCTCTACGCCGTCCGCTCGGCCGAGTCGTGGGGGATGGGCGACCTGGCCGACCTAGCCGAGTTCACGCGGTGGGCAGGGGAGTGCGGGGCCGGGATGGTGCTCGTCAACCCGCTGCACGCGCCGAACCTCGTCGAGCCGGTCGAGCCGTCGCCCTACTCCCCGTCCAGCCGCCAGTTCGTCAACCCGCTCTACCTCCGCGTCGAGCAGACCGACGCCTACGCGCGCGCCGACGCCGACACACGGGCACAGGTCGACGCGCTGCGCGCCCCCAACCTCGACCGCATCGACTACGACCAGGTGTGGCAGGCCAAGCGCGCCGCGCTGGAGTTGTTGTGGCCCTTCGCCGAGGTGTCCGAGCCGGCCCCGGCACTGCTGGACTTCGCCACGTTCTGCGCGCTCGCCGAGAAGCACGGCCCCGACTGGCGCAAGTGGCCCGCGGAGTTGCAGCACCCCCGGGACGTCCAGCAGGACGGCGACCGCGTGCGGTTCTACGTCTGGCTGCAGCAGTTGTGCTTCGCCCAGCTCTCCCGCGCCCGCCACGACGGCGTCCGCGTCGTGCACGACCTCGCCGTGGGCGTCAACCCCGCGGGCGCGGACGGCTGGATGCTCCAGGACGTCCTGGCGAAGGCCAGTGTCGGCGCTCCCCCCGATGAGTTCAACCAGCAGGGCCAGAACTGGGGCCTGCCCCCGTGGCGCCCGGATCGCTTGGCGGAGCAGGGATATCGGCCCTATCGCGATGTGCTCCGCGCCGTGCTCCGGCACGCCGACGGCATCCGCATCGACCACGTCGCCGGCCTGTGGCGGCTGTGGTGGGTTCCCGAGGGTTCCGGCCCCGAGCGCGGCACGTACGTCCACTACGACGCCGAGGCCATGCTCGGAATCCTCGCCCTGGAAGCACATCGAGCCAACGCGGTGGTGATCGGCGAAGACCTCGGCACCGTCGAGCCCGAGGTCACCGAGGCGCTGCACGCGCAGAACATGCTCGGCTCCACCGTCGTCTGGTTCCAGCGCGACCACGAAGCCGAAGGCCGCCCCCTGATCCCGCCCGCCGCGTGGCCCGCCAACGCCGTCGCCAGCATCTCGACCCACGATCTCCCCACCGCGCCCGGCTTCCTCACCGGCGAGCACGTGCGGGTCCGCTCCGAGATCGGAGTCCTCGCCCGACCGCTGGCAGAGGAACAGGCCCACGCCGAGGCCGAACGCGCCGACTTCCTGGCATTGCTGCGCTCCGAGATGCTGCTCGGCCCGGACTCGGCGTCCGTCGACGAGATCGTCGTTGCGCTGCACGGTTTGCTCGTTCACAGCCCGTGCCGGGTGCTGCTGATCTCGCCGTACGACGTTGTGGGGGAGGTCCGCCAGCCGAACCTGCCTGGGACTGTTTCCGAGTATCCCAACTGGAAGTTGCCTCTTCCGTTGGACTTGTCTTCTTTGCGGGGTGATTCTCGGGTGCGGAAGGTGGTTGAGCTGCTTTCCAGCGTGGGGTCGGCTTGA
- a CDS encoding DUF222 domain-containing protein yields the protein MLDVKEIMDVLVGHLAANDTYQLSEDEHLAFLQDLETITNLVTAAKIDAATHAEERGLHARYGCKSVSVLLREKLKLNHADATRRTCLVHELPALPHTREAVYAGVISSEHALVISDAIKRLPGEHVEQADQALAEVAPTLPPRDLMRVGKHLRSLVDPDEVYRDEQEGIAKPALRMGNDQDGCLHIKAIIDPLNGEKFRTFLPALSKPKTVNGEKDPRTSEQRLADAFIEAMTTAMSAKDLPINGGMRTQLIVTMGFDALAAKTGCGQPQNGDPISAGLMRQAACDAGVIPIVLGGDSEPLDYGRERRLASPAQRRALALRDKGCAFPGV from the coding sequence ATGTTGGATGTCAAGGAAATCATGGATGTCCTGGTTGGCCATCTCGCGGCGAACGACACGTATCAGTTGTCCGAGGACGAACATCTGGCGTTCCTGCAAGACCTCGAAACCATCACGAATCTCGTCACCGCGGCGAAAATCGACGCCGCCACGCACGCCGAAGAACGCGGCCTGCACGCCCGGTATGGGTGTAAGAGTGTGTCGGTGTTGTTGCGGGAGAAGCTGAAACTCAACCACGCCGACGCTACCCGCCGCACTTGTCTCGTCCACGAACTACCGGCGCTGCCCCACACTCGTGAAGCGGTCTATGCGGGTGTGATCAGTAGCGAGCACGCGCTGGTGATCTCCGATGCGATCAAGCGTCTCCCTGGCGAACACGTCGAGCAGGCGGATCAGGCGTTGGCCGAGGTCGCTCCGACGTTGCCCCCGCGTGATTTGATGCGGGTCGGTAAGCACCTGCGGTCGCTCGTCGACCCGGACGAGGTCTACCGGGATGAGCAGGAAGGCATCGCCAAGCCGGCACTGCGGATGGGCAACGACCAGGACGGGTGCCTGCACATCAAGGCGATCATCGATCCGCTCAACGGCGAGAAGTTCAGGACGTTCCTGCCGGCGTTGTCCAAGCCGAAGACGGTCAACGGGGAGAAAGACCCGCGTACCTCGGAGCAGCGGTTGGCGGATGCGTTCATCGAAGCGATGACCACGGCGATGTCGGCGAAGGATCTCCCCATCAACGGTGGCATGCGGACCCAGTTGATCGTGACCATGGGTTTCGATGCTCTCGCGGCGAAGACCGGGTGTGGTCAGCCCCAGAACGGTGACCCGATCAGCGCAGGGTTGATGCGGCAGGCGGCTTGCGACGCCGGAGTCATCCCGATCGTGCTCGGCGGGGACAGTGAACCCCTGGACTACGGCCGGGAACGGCGCCTCGCCTCACCCGCTCAGCGCCGTGCCCTGGCCCTACGGGACAAGGGATGCGCCTTCCCCGGGGTGTGA
- a CDS encoding TetR/AcrR family transcriptional regulator C-terminal domain-containing protein, which produces MHYVVNGFVQGVALLMRNEIEAQRTSGMTNRQWWDRAEPGFAEVLASGEFPVLSRAEDADFNDGYESMDEDFEFGLKRVLDGLEVFVGGRA; this is translated from the coding sequence GTGCACTACGTCGTCAACGGCTTCGTGCAGGGCGTCGCACTGTTGATGCGCAACGAGATCGAGGCGCAGCGGACCAGCGGCATGACCAACCGGCAGTGGTGGGACCGGGCCGAGCCCGGGTTCGCCGAAGTGCTGGCGTCGGGTGAGTTCCCGGTGCTGTCCAGGGCCGAGGACGCCGACTTCAACGACGGCTACGAGAGCATGGACGAGGACTTCGAGTTCGGCCTCAAGCGCGTGCTGGACGGCCTGGAGGTGTTCGTCGGTGGCCGCGCGTAG
- a CDS encoding pentapeptide repeat-containing protein: MTTRTIHGIDWDHGDDLTGLSFEQVAFVDIDLTEAAGQGATFAGCTFRDTLFNVSEHSGSAFLNCTFTKCDFFEATFTDCKFVGSRFDGCAFGLTKVVGGDWSFTGLRGEDLRKASFSGVRMREADLTGVRCEGATLHRVDLSGAVLDRANLERCDLRGSDLSAVDPLTVSLKGALIEPEQAMVLAAGLGVRFA; the protein is encoded by the coding sequence ATGACCACGCGGACGATCCACGGGATCGACTGGGACCACGGGGACGACCTGACCGGGCTGAGCTTCGAGCAGGTGGCCTTCGTCGACATCGACCTCACCGAGGCCGCCGGCCAGGGCGCGACGTTCGCCGGGTGCACCTTCCGCGACACGCTGTTCAACGTCTCCGAGCACTCCGGATCGGCGTTCCTCAACTGCACGTTCACCAAGTGCGACTTCTTCGAGGCGACCTTCACCGACTGCAAGTTCGTCGGCAGCAGGTTCGACGGCTGCGCGTTCGGCCTGACGAAGGTCGTCGGTGGGGACTGGTCGTTCACCGGCCTGCGCGGAGAGGACCTGCGCAAGGCGTCGTTCAGCGGGGTGCGCATGCGCGAGGCGGACCTGACCGGCGTGCGCTGCGAGGGCGCGACGCTGCACCGCGTCGACCTCTCCGGAGCGGTGCTGGACAGGGCCAACCTGGAGCGCTGCGACCTGCGGGGCAGCGATCTGTCCGCTGTGGACCCGTTGACCGTGTCGCTGAAGGGCGCGCTGATCGAACCGGAGCAGGCGATGGTGCTCGCCGCCGGGCTCGGCGTGCGGTTCGCCTGA
- a CDS encoding TetR/AcrR family transcriptional regulator, protein MSRNQEPLVELLWGAPQKPRRGPKPALSVDQLVHAATAVADAEGLAAVSMQRVADELSSTKMALYRYVPGKAELVALMIDRALGTPPELDGVPGGWRERLREWAMRMLTGFQAHRWLVEATVGPRVLGPNEIGWMESALVAMEGTGLDGGERMDAVALVAGHIRMIAQQGTTERPERETGTIMAGVLREHGERYPAVCSAMASASATGTQDQGLEFGIERILDGLGLLIDRRAD, encoded by the coding sequence ATGAGCAGGAACCAAGAACCGCTGGTAGAGCTGCTTTGGGGAGCACCGCAGAAGCCTCGGCGCGGCCCCAAACCCGCCCTGTCCGTCGATCAGCTGGTGCACGCCGCGACCGCCGTCGCCGACGCCGAGGGCCTGGCCGCGGTGTCCATGCAGCGGGTCGCCGACGAGCTGTCCTCCACCAAGATGGCGCTCTACCGCTACGTGCCGGGCAAGGCCGAACTGGTCGCGCTGATGATCGACAGGGCGCTCGGTACCCCGCCGGAGCTGGACGGGGTGCCGGGCGGCTGGCGAGAGCGGCTACGCGAGTGGGCGATGCGCATGCTCACCGGTTTCCAGGCGCATCGATGGCTGGTCGAGGCCACCGTCGGGCCCCGGGTGCTCGGGCCCAACGAGATCGGCTGGATGGAGTCGGCGCTCGTCGCGATGGAGGGCACCGGGCTCGACGGCGGTGAGCGCATGGACGCCGTCGCGCTCGTCGCGGGCCACATCCGGATGATCGCCCAGCAGGGAACGACCGAACGGCCGGAGCGCGAAACGGGGACGATCATGGCCGGCGTGCTGCGCGAGCACGGTGAACGCTATCCGGCGGTGTGCTCGGCCATGGCTTCCGCCTCGGCGACCGGCACGCAGGACCAGGGCCTGGAGTTCGGGATCGAGCGCATCCTCGACGGACTCGGCCTGCTCATCGACCGCAGGGCGGACTGA
- a CDS encoding FAD-dependent monooxygenase, which yields MTNRSVLISGASVAGPALAYWLGRYGFEVTVVEIAPSLRGGGYAVDFRGPTHLGVLERMGVLDDLRAVQTGGSPMTFVDERDRTLLHLPGEFAGGDVEVLRSDLSRILYERSRDRAEYVFGVSIRALTETSDGVHVTFAGGTERVFDLVIGADGIHSGVRRLVFGPESEFVSFLGYYVACWELPNRFGVTSGSYAHNALGRMASFGVDHRDGTKAGAMVVFASAELDYDRHDLDQQKRLIAEAYQGMSWRVPELLDSLERAEELYFDSISRSDVPSWSKGRVALVGDAAAGATLGGMGTGAAVVAAYVLAGELSTSDGDYRSAFRRYENTLRAFAEGCQKGGNRTGKFLAPRTVFGLAARNRLLSTSALMRLMLKVGKEVSDRVDLADYPLAG from the coding sequence ATGACCAACCGATCCGTGCTCATCTCCGGGGCGAGCGTCGCCGGACCCGCGCTGGCGTACTGGCTGGGCCGTTACGGCTTCGAGGTGACCGTCGTGGAGATCGCTCCGAGCCTGCGCGGCGGGGGCTACGCCGTCGACTTCCGCGGCCCCACCCATCTGGGCGTGCTGGAGCGGATGGGCGTGCTCGACGACCTCCGGGCCGTGCAGACCGGCGGCAGCCCGATGACCTTCGTGGACGAGCGCGACCGGACGCTGCTGCACCTGCCCGGCGAGTTCGCGGGCGGCGACGTGGAGGTCCTGCGGTCGGACCTCTCGCGCATCCTCTACGAGCGCAGCCGTGATCGGGCCGAGTACGTCTTCGGCGTCTCGATCAGGGCCCTGACCGAGACGTCCGACGGCGTGCACGTGACCTTCGCCGGCGGCACCGAGCGCGTGTTCGACCTGGTCATCGGCGCGGACGGCATCCACTCCGGGGTGCGCAGGCTGGTGTTCGGGCCGGAGTCGGAGTTCGTCAGCTTCCTCGGCTACTACGTCGCGTGCTGGGAGCTGCCCAACCGGTTCGGGGTCACCTCCGGCTCGTATGCGCACAACGCGCTCGGCCGGATGGCCAGTTTCGGTGTCGACCACCGGGATGGCACGAAGGCGGGCGCGATGGTCGTGTTCGCCTCCGCGGAGCTGGATTACGACCGGCATGACCTCGACCAGCAGAAGCGACTGATCGCCGAGGCGTACCAGGGGATGAGCTGGCGCGTTCCGGAGCTGCTCGACTCGCTGGAGCGGGCCGAGGAGCTGTACTTCGACTCGATCAGCCGCTCCGACGTGCCGAGCTGGTCGAAGGGGCGGGTGGCGCTGGTCGGCGACGCCGCGGCCGGGGCGACGCTGGGCGGCATGGGCACCGGGGCCGCGGTGGTCGCCGCGTACGTGCTGGCCGGTGAACTGTCCACATCGGATGGTGACTACCGGAGTGCCTTCCGCCGCTACGAGAACACGCTGCGCGCCTTCGCCGAAGGTTGCCAGAAAGGCGGCAACCGAACGGGGAAGTTCCTCGCCCCGCGAACGGTTTTCGGCCTCGCCGCGCGGAACCGGCTGCTGAGCACGTCAGCGCTGATGAGGCTGATGCTCAAGGTGGGCAAGGAGGTCAGCGACCGAGTGGATCTCGCGGACTACCCCCTCGCTGGTTAA
- a CDS encoding NlpC/P60 family protein has product MSSNRRKRVMRQALTAGAVVAVVSMVPISPAGADPDPTTASEALKQLKALNDEAEKLTEDLHKADDDLKAKETEVAKANEELAKANAAGEQARRQEGELRTHVDQLASSSFQGARMSHISALLLSKSPRDLLDQLSMVDLVTVENKVAMDRLNATIAQAGAAARKADEAKAGAAKAAQVAAGIKQSLDARTREAKAKQAKAEQHLARLSRADRDKLGDTGPEIDISDLPEGGIGAAALRHAVTQKGKMYGWGQVGPDRFDCSGLMVWAFRKVGVSLPRSSAAQSRVGTAVPTGNRAAWRPGDLLFFAHPGQGVSHVAIYVGGGNQFHASQPGEPLKYGPVQKNLVGVRRIGT; this is encoded by the coding sequence ATGTCGTCCAATCGACGGAAACGCGTGATGCGCCAAGCCCTGACCGCCGGTGCGGTGGTCGCCGTGGTGAGCATGGTGCCGATCAGCCCCGCGGGTGCCGATCCCGATCCGACCACCGCGTCCGAGGCGCTCAAGCAGCTCAAGGCGCTCAACGACGAGGCCGAGAAGCTCACCGAGGACCTGCACAAGGCCGATGACGACCTCAAGGCCAAGGAAACCGAGGTCGCCAAGGCCAACGAGGAGCTGGCCAAGGCCAACGCCGCGGGCGAGCAGGCGAGGCGGCAGGAGGGCGAGCTGCGCACGCACGTCGACCAGCTGGCCAGCTCGTCGTTCCAGGGCGCGCGGATGAGCCACATCAGCGCGTTGCTGCTCAGCAAGTCACCGCGGGACCTGCTGGACCAGCTGTCCATGGTCGATCTGGTCACCGTCGAGAACAAGGTCGCGATGGACCGGCTCAACGCCACCATCGCGCAGGCGGGCGCCGCCGCACGCAAGGCCGACGAGGCCAAGGCGGGCGCGGCGAAGGCGGCCCAGGTCGCCGCCGGGATCAAGCAGAGCCTCGACGCGCGCACCCGGGAGGCCAAGGCCAAGCAGGCCAAGGCCGAACAGCACCTGGCCCGGCTCAGCCGCGCGGACCGGGACAAGCTCGGCGACACCGGCCCGGAGATCGACATCTCCGACCTGCCCGAAGGCGGGATCGGCGCGGCGGCGCTGCGCCACGCGGTCACGCAGAAGGGCAAGATGTACGGCTGGGGCCAGGTCGGGCCGGACCGGTTCGACTGCTCCGGGCTGATGGTCTGGGCCTTCCGCAAGGTCGGCGTCTCCCTGCCGCGCTCCAGCGCCGCGCAGTCGCGCGTCGGCACCGCTGTCCCCACCGGCAACCGCGCCGCGTGGCGCCCCGGCGACCTGCTGTTCTTCGCGCACCCCGGCCAGGGCGTCAGCCACGTCGCGATCTACGTCGGCGGCGGGAACCAGTTCCACGCCTCTCAGCCCGGAGAACCGCTGAAGTACGGCCCGGTGCAGAAGAACCTCGTCGGGGTCCGGCGCATCGGCACCTGA